One window of the Deltaproteobacteria bacterium genome contains the following:
- the rpiB gene encoding ribose 5-phosphate isomerase B, giving the protein MKIVIGSDHGGFELKEKIRGLLIELGHEVQDVGCHSPDPVDYPVQGREVAKSVASAQYDRGILVCGTGIGMSIVANRIPGVRAALCHDIFTARMSREHNDSNILCMGGRVTGPGLAEEMVKVWLKTPFKGGRHSCRINMIDSEDEK; this is encoded by the coding sequence ATGAAGATAGTTATCGGTTCGGATCACGGCGGATTTGAGCTGAAAGAAAAGATACGCGGTTTGCTCATAGAGCTTGGCCATGAGGTTCAGGACGTGGGTTGCCACTCTCCGGATCCGGTTGACTATCCGGTACAGGGCCGTGAGGTTGCAAAATCAGTGGCATCCGCTCAATATGATAGGGGCATCCTGGTATGCGGAACCGGCATAGGCATGTCCATAGTGGCCAATCGAATACCGGGGGTCAGGGCTGCCCTGTGCCATGATATCTTTACAGCCAGGATGAGCCGGGAGCACAATGATTCAAACATACTCTGCATGGGTGGAAGGGTGACAGGTCCCGGACTTGCCGAAGAGATGGTCAAGGTGTGGCTTAAGACTCCTTTCAAGGGCGGGCGCCACAGTTGCAGAATTAATATGATTGACTCAGAAGATGAAAAGTAA